In one window of Candidatus Poribacteria bacterium DNA:
- a CDS encoding type II toxin-antitoxin system RelE/ParE family toxin has product MRETHPREIRVYQTASGREPFNEWLSAIRDIETQARIRARLERLEDGNLGDCQSVGDGVFELRIHFGSGYRIYFGQIGNTIILLLCGGDKSSQRRDIERAKIYWLEYKREHL; this is encoded by the coding sequence ATGCGTGAGACCCATCCGCGAGAAATACGAGTATACCAAACCGCAAGTGGGCGAGAACCTTTCAACGAATGGTTGAGCGCAATTCGAGATATAGAAACACAAGCTCGGATACGGGCACGTCTCGAGCGTCTTGAGGATGGTAATTTGGGAGATTGCCAATCTGTTGGGGACGGTGTTTTTGAGTTACGGATCCACTTTGGATCAGGTTATCGAATTTATTTTGGACAGATAGGTAACACAATCATTCTTTTACTTTGTGGTGGTGATAAATCATCACAAAGACGAGATATAGAACGAGCGAAAATTTATTGGTTGGAATATAAAAGGGAACATCTATAA